The following DNA comes from Athene noctua chromosome 1, bAthNoc1.hap1.1, whole genome shotgun sequence.
aatttctttcttttttcactcTTCTTTACTGACAATAAAATCAGTAATCATAAAACTTTGAAACCTGGTAGTGCTAGAGGCACTGCCACCATACTAACCTACCCAAATATTACATACACCATCTCATAGCTTGATTCCAGGGATGCATCAGTGCTGATAAAACTACCAGTTAGTGCACACCTCAACTACTAATTGCTCAACTCCTTAAACTGTTGATCCAAAATAGAATTAATATGGCATCATTGGACAATACCTGCCCATTTTAGTATTGGTGAATTTTATACTTCAACAAAAAATCTCAcaaaaatacctttgaaaattCATTTACCTTCTACAATGCCCCAAGGGTACTGACGAGCTCTCACCATTTTGTTTCCAACTTTCACTTTTTCCGTACTACCTACTACAGCAAACGGCAAATGCCCCTGTAAGAGTCACACAAATACAGTCTTATCTCTCAGCATTCTTACGTCAGAACTAAAAAGGAAACACTTCAGAAATatgttaggggaaaaaacccaccatttcAGGAAAAGCCAACAAGCAGTTTCAAACCAGAAACCACTGGTTTCTGTAGCTAGTCAAACTAACAATACAAAAGTCAAGTTACAGCAACAGAACAAGGAGGAGCAGTTGATAGACCAGGTGGGTGTGCTGCCAACTCAGAGGAACCTTGACAGGCCGGAGAGATGAGCCAACAGGAATTTCATGAAGTTCAAACGGGAACAATGGCAAGTCCTGCACATCAGGAGGAATAACCCCGTGCTCCAGCACACGATGGGGCCTGACTGTCTGGAAAAGCACTTTGCAGAAAAATACATGGGATTCCTGGTGAACAACAGGTTGGACATGATTCAGCAAGTTTGCCCCAGTGGTAAAGGTGGCCAGCTACATCCTGAGCAGCCTTAGGAAGAGTATCAGCAGTAAGTAGAAAACCACTCCAGAATACATCCCTCTGATTCACATTTAGCCAGAGTTCATATCCCCCGTAACAGCCATGAGACGATCACAGGCTCCAACCCGAGGGATGGTTGCTGCTGTGGGCTCAGCCAAATGGCCAGAAATACAGGCTGAATACTGATTGCCTGTGTGTTGACTCACAAAAACTGaccaaataaaaaaaaggtaTCATTGACTGGAAAATAAATCCTTAGCAGAGCATGGAAGGGGTAAGTTACAGACCACCACCTTTCCCCAGAGCAGAAGGGCCTATTACTGAACAACAACCTGCACATCCCGAGTGCCTGGCACAACTGACAGAGGTTAGGTCTGCAGAGCCATACACAGTGGCATACTGGCTCCTCCTCCCTACTTCCAAACCCCAGTACGTGCAAACACATGTTTGTGTGCATCTACAGACATATGCAATTCCCAGAGAAATTTTGTCCTAATTACAAATGAAAGtactaaataaacagaaaaagcagaaggaaggcTTGCTATCATAAAGACCAGAGAAAACTGGAGAAACAAGGCACTTGAGTATCTTCCCTAACAGATGCAAGTAGTATTTGCTGAGGAAAAGAGCGAAGCCAATCTGTCCATCTATGTTAGTAATTATCCAGAAATTAGAAAGAGTATCTATGAGTGAGAATCTCTCTTCTGTTgctgagacagaaaagaaaaagcctccTAAGAGAAGAGGTATCAACAGCAGAGGGACAGGGATACTGATGAgtagggaaaaacaaacaaacaaacataagaGCTTTctaagcagagagaaaaataaacaaatgaacttaTTACATACAAACCTGTAAGCCTCAAAATAATGATGAAAGAACAGGCATGAACCGGCATTAGAGACTAATGCTTTAGTACTGAAATATCAATGTTTTTGTCGTATACTTACATTCATGATGGTATTAATTGGAGAAACGGTTTCATCATCAGTTGGAAACTGGTATATCTGGACACCATTACTAACTAATTCactcattattttcttcttgaactTCTGTAGTTCGGTTCTAGAAATGCTGTCTGCTTTGCCTATGATTGGTATAATGTTCACCTATTAATGATACAAATTATATGAAATGTGTAAGGCTTCAATCTTGAGATGACatcttttataaattaaattgTTTGGTGATAAACCCTTTAAAACTTCCCCTGCAGTCCAAAGTTTTCCATCAATTGATATCAAAGCTTCACAAACCACGAAAAATACATTCAGTGGCATAAATTAACAAAATAACAATAGATTATTTAATATACTCCCTTAAAATTTATTGATTCTAAGAAAAGAACAAGGAAGAGGGTCTCACACAGTGAAGTGCTCAAAAGAACACCCCCATTTCCTAAAATAGTTATGACAGTACCTTAGGAAGGTAGTAGATGCtgaatttttctcaaaaatactGTCACCACTTCCAAAACATGCACTTTCAGAACCAGAATTAATGCCAATGTCCAAATATTTTGGAAGAACAATACAAATAATTCTTCCAGATTTCAGAAGACAAGAGTTTTATAGAGGTCCTTGATCACAGATgcaaaagggaaggaggaaagaaacaaaaaacacaccaaaaaaaaccccttatgcattctttttattcttcagaaTACTATGTCTGAATGGAAGTGTCCAGCATGGAATCTCAAGAACGGATGGATGTTTTTGAAATAAGTCTTCTGTACtaaccaaaaaagaaaacatgccaACTCCAAAGTATGACCTCTCAGATTATTCCATGATAGTCCTTAATTACCTAGCATACAAAACCTAAGTACGCATGGGGTAAAAtatctaaaaatcaaataaaatgctagaacatttttttttaataactgagtAAATTTAGAATTGTATAAACAATCTATTACAGCTAGGAGTAATTCACAGCTTCAACCAAATTAGCTGAGGGACATCAATTTAGGTTTCCTATcatacagctttaaaaatggaTGGAATTCAGAGTCCTCAGAATTAAATTAACTTTTACCCTGTCTTTTCAACATTAAAGTTTTTCAAGCACTCATTAATTAGGAGAGACTATCTTAGATAATAAATAGCAGAGAAAAACTACTGAGGAGACcagtaacaaaagaaaagcaaaatcgCCAGAAAATGTGATTACAGCTATCAACACTGATGTTAAATCACAAGCACTGTATTAAAATTCAAAAGCAATACTACTCTGGCTTTAGATAATTAACAAAATTTAGATTCACTTAATctgttaaacaaaattaatttctgcttgcAGCATCTATGGTTTACTTGAAAACTAGTATCTCAGTACTTTCATCCAAGAATAACATTAATTGAAAGCACACATTTGTACTAACAAGAGACTTAAAACTATATTGATTTGGACCGCATATGTGTGCCCCAAGTCCCAGTGCTTCCTCCTGTGCCTACTACTCACTTGGAAACCAAATGACTCCCGTCCAGCCTCTTCCCCAGCTACAATGCTCAACAACTACAAAACTGAATTTTCCTACAGCTATAGGCCATTAAATACAGAATCGCTTTAACtccataataaaataaaaacaacagtcCTGCCCTTCCTCTTTCCCTTGCCCGCAGCTGCTTTTGCCAGGTCAAACTAAAATCTGTGCAGACATCCAAGGAGACAGATTACTTTTCAGCTTGATCAGTTCCCTAACCAAGCAAAAATCTTTAGCTTTCAATTTAAATCAGTGCCCTCATCCAGGGAACTGGTTGCCCAAAACACTTAAGCATGCACAATGGCAAGAAGTAGCCAAGATTGCCTCATTCAGTAACAGAGCAAAATGACCATACAAAGTCACCAGGATACACTTTATCCATGGACGTTACTTCTCTGTTTGCTAGCACCAAATTCAGCCCTCTGATCCTACTTCTGCCTGAACTGCAAAGAATTGCTTTGCCCCGCAATTAGAAAACATGCTGTTActctaaattaaaattttcatgtaACACCTTACATTGAGGTCAAACATCTGCTGCCCCTTTATGccatagagaaggaaaaaaaaatacatatacttGAAATTATTATTGGTTGATATCTTGCAGGCTGATTTAAGTGTATCTCTATGTATCAATGCAAAAATTTCCAAagattattttgaagaaaaaaaaaacctcaaaccccaCGAGGTACATTCATGTAATTTCCTGATTTACCAGTAATCTGTAATTCTGCAAGAATGACTTAAAAACACAGATCTACTAGTTGAATAATCATTAGTTCCCAGCAAGAAAGCATACAGAAGATTCCCTTAATCTGTGAATGAAACCTGGCTGCTCTGTAGTGATCAATCTTAAACAAAACTACAGGACTTTCCAATGTCTAAAAGCTAGAGGCCAAATTCTTAGCTAGTCATCTAATTTATAAGTAATAGAGAAAAAATTAATTGCCCACAGACACATCTGGTTTTTTCTCCCAGGGAGTATAGGATGACCATATCCTACTCCAAGAATCCTCTTTATGGCTGAGCTGTATAATCTAGTCTTGTTTTGTACCAAGCAGACCATAACAAATGTAACAGTGTACACTGTGGGGGATTTTggaaaaaactgaaaacaacttTTGACACAGATTTGTACACTTGGTGTATGCATGTTGCTGTGCCACCTTCTCTTTATGGAACCCTGTACTCAGCACCCAGGGACTTCTACATCCTGGGAAATCCCGAGTTCTGAATTGCCACTAGGAGAATGCAGTACTAAAAGCATCACAAACACGGTTCACAATGACGGAAAACAAACTACAGTtaaagtatttttgtgtgtgtgtgtgtgtatacatatatatatatatctctatatatctcTGTACTAAGATCAGAATGTAGAATCCATTGCAAAGGGTTAAAACAACAAAGTTACATGCCCTTCATGTTCTGTCTGAGCCAAAGCAGAATCAAAAATATTTAGAGTAGGTGACTAGAAGCTAAAATCCCctaaagcagaattatttttggtttatcctgatggaaaaatattttctcatgatGCTGGGAGTCATGGatctatttcattttattttggaagaaacaCTTGTTTTACAGCGAGTTCAGTCAAGAGGGGGCGCAACCTAGAAACCAAGTACTTTTGTGGTTTAACACAGCCTCCAACTTCAAAACTCAGAGAACAAAATGCTCCATGAAACTGTCCCATTTCCTAGTATCAAGGCTCTTTAGTTATCACTGCATATTAGAGAGTGGTTTCACAAACACTTTAATCTGACATAAACCAACATCATAGCAGAAAGAAGGGATCCTGCTCTCCCTTACCACTGTCCCACCATACCTGCCCTCCACTTGCTCTGTGCTACTGAGAAAgttcaaaatgcaaaatacatccacaaacaaaatcacaaaaaCACCAAATGTGCTCATCAAACTCGAATGTGGAACAAACAGCTGATTTGATCCTCTTGAAGAAACATCTCGTGAACAGGTGaatgcagaaagaaaatttaGCAAGAGAGGTTCTAGTGAAGCACAAAGGAAAGGACAAGAGGAAGAGCAAATGCATTTAAGTTTCTAAGTTTCTCAAAATTTCAACAAATTAATCCCAAATGATGTAAGGTTTCTTAAAATGGGTTAAACATTTAGCTTCATCCAGTTCACAAAGCTCCATTAGAGGAAGAAAGTTAAAAATTTAGAAAGTGCAAGTAGTCACACTAGAAACTgctattttaaagctttccaAACAAATCAAGATGTAAAGTTTAAAACACTAATGCAGCCTATCTCAGAAAAAGCCATGCTGGCAGGGTGTTCTGTTCATGGCACTTCCCTCTTCAGTAATCTATAACAAAGACCTTCACAGTGATGTGAAACTTTTTATGTCAATTTTCCAGCAGTCCCAAAACTCGGTAGTGAACTAGAAACAAgcttaattaaaaatgttacagcACTCATGGAGGGCACCCTATCTAATCACAGTAAAATGTTAACGGTTTGTTAAAAGTAAAGTTGATGtggttctaattttttttttaaaccttcttgTGCTTCTTTTTTCAAAGTTCTTGCCAGATGCCTCTCTCcttttgatttggaaaaaaaaaaaaaacaggtgaaCTGCAAGCTACCTGAGGAACCAAATTATTCTGAAAACATCTCAAAATCAAAAAAcataccaaaaccaaacacacagatACAGAACTGAAATGTGGTAGAGAATTTAAAAGCAGCAAGATGCTTCACAAAATGACAAATTCTCGGAACTCTGTTTCAAAGTCTTACCTTGCTGTCCAGGTTTTTCATGGTTAACAAATCTAGGGATTTTAGGGAATGGCCTGTAGGTGAAATGAAATAGAGGCAGACATGGATGCGAGTATCGTGGTAGCTAGATAAAGAACACTTGATTTTCAGTTCTTCCTGAAGATAGGCTTCAAATTGTGCACCTATATAATCCACTATTGGCTGATAACtgtaagaaacaaaatttaacaaCCAGAGATTAGCTACTCCTAAACAGAGCCAGATTAAGAAAGGAATTCCTCTTGTattgttttgaagattttttttctttacatgtcAAAAGGCTGCTAAAGTACCTACCCAGTACAGCAGAAGATTAAATCTACAGAGTGTTCTTAATTTCTGAAAGGCTACTCAAAAAAGAATTGTGTACCTAATACAGATAAAACATTTCCTAGCTATTAGTGAAAAAAAGCTACGTAAAGTTAGTTACAATTATAACTGATCTTCCCAAGCAATGTTTTATAAATTTTTGCAATCAAGCTGTGCAACTGCAGAACacttagatacaaggaagaaacaaGAAACTCTCAGATATAAtacaagaaaaggaagaacatgCAATTACCAGTACAAGAAATAGGACCTCCTTTATCTTCTGAAGATGAAGTACTGTACGTGAGAGAGCTCTTAAACAGTAGACAAAAATTGAAAAGGAGGAACGTAAGAGAAGAATGTAAATCTGATTTGCAGTAAGTACAGTTTAAGTATTCTTTATCCTACTTAAAACCAGATTATAATCTGCTTTCTAAAAGAAAGTGTTGCTAAATGTACAAGCAGAAAGCCCTTATGTTTCTGCTGCTACACAAAGTTTATAAACCAGATCAAATGCTAATCAAAATTCAGAAGTAGTTGTTacacacaaaattaaaagaaCTAAAAGGCAGCTCCTACACAACACATCAAAACCTCTCATATCTATACCAATATCTACTTGCATCTCATTCATCCAAGTCATTTGCAATAGCTATTCTCGAGTCATATCATAAGCCATAGCTCTCAACATAATGTGACTCTCTAACCTTCATTTATAATCGCTGCTATTTAGGCACTCATATACCACAAAGGATTACTAAAATTCTTTACAATTAAggtgaaagaaacaaaatctgcTGAGAGAcagttcagtattttaaaatcttcaaTTCATAAATGCAGAGAAtcaaaaaaaagctctgaaaggCACTAGCATGGTACCTCTACATCTTCTGATTAAGCTGCCCAACATAAAGAACAAAGGCCTTCAGTAAACCACTTGATATTCCTTCCAGGTTAAGCTCTTCAATATTGTTTACAACCGTATTAGATCTAATCTATATAATCTACAGTACCTTATAACCTGTTTGGTTGTTTAAAAGGTCTCCCATTGACCTCCTCCGTGCTTTCCTCCACCCCAAAAGAAACTCTAGTCACTACTGCACATTTATTTACATACATTTATAAAAGATTTTATCATAAAGGAATGGACAGAGTTCATCTGATTTCTCAAATAACTTCCTAGACtagaagatgagaagaaaaacatgtttactTTGCTACACAAAGTTAACCAAATATTCGGACCGTCTGTAAAACGAATAGTTACTATAAAGCCCAAATAAAAATCAACTTGCAATTTAAGACCAAAACTTCTGCATACCATAGCAACAAGAGGACACTTACCTATCTTCTTTGTTTATCTGGTCACCAAATCCCACTGTATTTACAATGGTCAGCTTCAAAAGAACATTACTTTCCTGGAGTTCATAAGTCTGGGCTCTAAGTTGTACAATTGGCAGAAAATGTGTTGACACAGGGTCATCAAAATTGGTGTTAAACAAGCTGTTTATCAAGGTTGATTTCCCAATTCCAGTTTCCCCTAAAGTTAAACAGAAGGGTTGGGGAAGACATTTTGCACATCAAATAAACACCTACTAAGCATACAAAGTGTTACCACAGCAACTCAACAAATTTACACAAAAACTCATCAACTGACCTCTCCAAGCAAAAAGGTTGCCTGCATTTTTTCATAATGAGCACTAAATATCTTTTAGTTGATTTCTTCATCCTACAGATAAGAGAGTTACCTGCTAATGAGTAATAAACAGAACAGTCACTTGACACTTCGGTTTCCTTGAAAGTGTGAAGTAATTTcctatagatttttttaaaaagtaactagCTGTGAAGCCACAGGGTTCAATAGAGGGTTTTTATGAATAAGGGTAAAATACTAGAGCAAACATTTGATAAGTATAGAAATACTTCAGTAACACCACCATGGAATTTTAGGAGTTTTTGGTATGAAGCTCTTTGTTACAGTAAAGCTAGAGTGTAGCCCAGTTTACTCAAAAGAATCCAAGAAGCTTCCCATAAATCAATAAATGCATGGCATCCATTTTTGGTCTTCATATTGTTTatgaaaatacaaaaacaaaGGATGGATATAAACAAgaaaagctgggggaagaggtgGAATTATAGTTCATGTTTAACATTAAAGAAGGAATTTAACATTGCAACTGGATTTAAATTTCAGTCACTTCCTAAGAACAGGTACACTACTAAAGCCTTAAAGCACCCAGATGCTACTTACCAATGCAAAGAATGTTGAAGCAGAAGCCCTGCTTGATGGATTTTTTAACCAGTTGATCAGGTAAACTATCAAAACCAACATGCCCAGACAAGGATAAAGTTCGATAGCCATCATTCtgctacagaaaaataattttgaaatatgttagtgaagtgctaaggcttggacaacaagcccaagccagagttgacctacagatgaattttgtatattttataaatgataaccattgtgctagtaggtattgtactaagttattacaacccacctatgctgatgtaaaaagtgctaaagcattgaaatactgcagcctgaacaacagggcCCAAGTTGAAGCTGTtaacttagcatgtagtcattaataaagtatgtaaactcgctagtgagagacgcagcttagacaaaatataatcagtagcgaggagagaatgtatccaacttcccttgtttagccttcttcaaggctgagaacccacgtatttggccttgttagaaactccctccGTTTCCCACCCTGAGCCCTGgtcaggctttgggtggaatccagcaggagaatgaaaccagaaattttccgctcaaaacaaaggtgccagctactctggcttgtcgatctcgggtatataaggctgggcctgtttgcagtgactttggcagcctcacctacggatggacaccccgcgtaggatttcccccttgccgggacaggctctccaaaccctcgctgtgaccggggctgcccagccactgcgggtctgggtgatggtaatatatgcaagtggtgacgtatctttcttaatctctattctctctctcttgtagtaatgatttgatgcattaccctgtattctcctgtctGTTGCTTTGGGTGcaatattctgctttttcttactgcatgcttTCTGTACTACACTGTTACATTgattatcactagtaaaatactcCTACTCTTTTCACCACTCTGGtttccgagtttaattggtatccttgaTCAGCAGAAGAGTTAGTAAAGTGAGTTGCAAAGCAGTTAGCAATGGCAACAAAGGAACTCTACTAGTAAGCTAGAACTCATTCCTTACGATTTATATGGAATCAAGAAAAGCAAAGGTCTGAAAAAAGATCTGTCAAGTCAACTTTATTTCATGATTTGAGAAAATGTTCAAATTTACTTTACAAGACTACCTGCAGGCTCAAAATGAAGtccatgttttgaaaaaaaacccatgaaacaTGAATGAAATAAAGCAGACAAGTCCAAGtgaaaatgtaaactgaaaactGTAGACAGAAAATAGATCACAGTAGGTTTCCTCttagaaaagaagagaaaaatatttaaaaacaattaaagcaGCAGAATTCAAAATAGAGACCATAATCACAGGAAGGTGTATGTTATCAATCAGAACTCATTCTGCGTAGCTGGAATTGAAATTgttatttatgtaaaataatacatTAACTACACACCAAAACTCTAAGAGATAATATTATATGTATTATTAGAAATGTCTGGAGGTGCACATTCCTATTCAAACACCAGCTAGCAATCTAGCATCATGACATCAAGGCAATGAGCATACTAGAAATGCATAAGTCTAAACAGAAATATCTTGGTTCATACTAATTAACTGTAATTTTAAACAATACTTCCATACCAAAAGTGTAAACAGTGACAGGTCCATGCTATTCTTCCTCCTATGGTTCCAATCCACACAGAATTGGAAATCATTACTGGTTCCTAGGAACATGTATATAGCCAAGAGTAGGAAATCTTTTATTTAAGACTTACAAGCCCACAAAAGTGACACCTTTTACAATAGGTATGCATAGCAAGTTTCAGAATTCTTGTAGCTAAAAGGATACGGACAGCAAATATCCTTTTCTCCTTTTGCACAGGACTTCTTGTGTGGGACTACAGACTGCACTCTCATTTTAGACTATTATAGTCAGATAACTCCATTGTAGACTAATATAATGAGGAAAAATGTGTAAACAAAGTGaacaatttaaagagaaaatatgaCAACTTAGggctataaaaaaataaatgttcattcaAAGCATGtctgaaacagaaatttctcAAGGTATTCTACCATATGGAAATTACT
Coding sequences within:
- the SEPTIN10 gene encoding septin-10 isoform X1 — its product is MAAPHDGSQPQNDGYRTLSLSGHVGFDSLPDQLVKKSIKQGFCFNILCIGETGIGKSTLINSLFNTNFDDPVSTHFLPIVQLRAQTYELQESNVLLKLTIVNTVGFGDQINKEDSYQPIVDYIGAQFEAYLQEELKIKCSLSSYHDTRIHVCLYFISPTGHSLKSLDLLTMKNLDSKVNIIPIIGKADSISRTELQKFKKKIMSELVSNGVQIYQFPTDDETVSPINTIMNGHLPFAVVGSTEKVKVGNKMVRARQYPWGIVEVENENHCDFVKLRQMLICTNMEDLREQTHARHYELYRRCRLEKMGFRDIGPENKLVSLQEAYEAKRHEFYLEMQRKEEEMRQRFVQRVKEKETILKEAEQQIQTKFEHLMLMLQGEKLKLEKMKKVLEDEITMFIEKKANADLLQSQASVSTPVSLKRDKDHKNFT